Proteins found in one Canis aureus isolate CA01 chromosome 19, VMU_Caureus_v.1.0, whole genome shotgun sequence genomic segment:
- the PCBP4 gene encoding poly(rC)-binding protein 4 isoform X2 — MSGSDAGLEEEPELSITLTLRMLMHGKEVGSIIGKKGETVKRIREQSSARITISEGSCPERITTITGSTAAVFHAVSMIAFKLDEDLCAAPANGGNVSRPPVTLRLVIPASQCGSLIGKAGTKIKEIRETTGAQVQVAGDLLPNSTERAVTVSGVPDAIILCVRQICAVILESPPKGATIPYHPSLSLGTVLLSANQGFSVQGQYGAVTPAEVTKLQQLSGHAVPFASPSMVPGLDPGAQTSSQEFLVPNDLIGCVIGRQGSKISEIRQMSGAHIKIGNQAEGAGERHVTITGSPVSIALAQYLITAWAAAGLGGLHCQDGSSQWEQES; from the exons ATGAGCGGCTCAGATGCGGGGCTGGAGGAGGAGCCAGAGCTCAGCATCACCCTCACACTGCGGATGCTGATGCATGGGAAG GAGGTTGGCAGCATAATTGGGAAG aAAGGAGAGACTGTAAAGCGAATCCGGGAGCAG AGCAGTGCCCGGATCACCATCTCTGAGGGCTCCTGCCCCGAGCGCATCACCACCATCACTGGATCTACCGCCGCTGTCTTCCATGCGGTCTCCATGATCGCCTTCAAGCTGGATGAG GACCTTTGTGCCGCTCCTGCAAATGGTGGAAATGTCTCCAGGCCTCCGGTGACCCTGCGCCTTGTCATCCCTGCAAGCCAGTGCGGCTCACTGATTGGGAAGGCTGGCACCAAGATCAAGGAGATTCGAGAG ACCACAGGTGCCCAGGTACAGGTGGCAGGAGACCTGCTCCCCAACTCTACAGAGCGTGCTGTCACTGTGTCTGGGGTGCCTGATGCCATCATCCTGTGTGTGCGCCAGATTTGTGCTGTTATTCTGGAG TCCCCACCCAAAGGAGCTACTATCCCATATCATCCGAGCCTCTCCTTAGGTACCGTCCTTCTCTCTGCCAACCAG GGCTTTTCCGTCCAGGGTCAGTATGGGGCTGTGACCCCAGCTGAG GTCACTAAACTCCAGCAGCTTTCTGGCCACGCAGTCCCCTTTGCCTCACCCAGCATGGTGCCAG gaCTGGATCCTGGCGCACAGACCAGCTCACAGGAGTTCTTGGTTCCCAACGAC CTGATTGGCTGTGTGATCGGGCGCCAGGGCAGCAAGATCAGTGAGATCCGCCAGATGTCAGGGGCACATATCAAGATCGGGAACCAAGCGGAGGGTGCGGGCGAGAGGCACGTGACCATCACTGGTTCCCCTGTCTCCATCGCCCTGGCCCAGTACCTCATCACTGCCTG ggcCGCCGCCGGGCTTGGCGGCCTACACTGCCAAGATGGCAGCAGCCAATGGGAGCAAGAAAGCTGA
- the PARP3 gene encoding protein mono-ADP-ribosyltransferase PARP3: MAPKRKPQVQQEGPEKKKGRQGAEEEDSFRSTAEALRAAPTEKHVVRVDPACPLSHNPQTQVHEDYACTLNQTNIGRNNNKFYIIQLLEEGDRFACWNRWGRVGEVGQSKLSYFVLLEDAKKDFEKKFQDKTKNRWVERDHFVAHPGKYTLIEVQGEDEAQEAVVKVDGGSVRNIVQRVRPCSLDAPTQKLITNIFSKDMFKNAMTLMNLDVKKMPLGKLSKQQIARGFEALEALELALKAPTDGGPNLEELSSHFYTVIPHNFSRNRPPPINSPELLQAKKDMLLVLADIELAQTLQASPEEEKVEEVPHPLDRDYQLLKCQLQLLDPEEPEYKVIHTYLEKTGGTYRCPALQHIWKVNREGEGDRFQAHSKLSNRKLLWHGTNVAVVAAILASGLRIMPHSGGRVGKGIYFASENSKSAGYVTGISCGAHQIGYMFLGEVALGREHHITIDDPSLKQPPPGFDSVIARGSTEPDPSQDTELELDGQRVVVPQGQPVPCAEFSSSRFFQSEYLIYQESQCHLRYLLEVHL; this comes from the exons TCCGCTCCACTGCCGAGGCCCTCAGAGCTGCACCCACAGAGAAGCACGTAGTCCGAGTGGACCCAGCATGCCCGCTCAGCCACAACCCTCAGACCCAG GTGCATGAAGACTACGCCTGCACCCTGAATCAGACCAACATTGGAAGAAACAACAACAAGTTCTACATCATCCAGCTGCTGGAAGAGGGGGACCGCTTCGCCTGCTGGAACCGCTGGGGCCGCGTG GGAGAGGTGGGCCAGTCGAAGCTCAGCTACTTTGTGTTGCTGGAGGATGCAAAGAAGGACTTTGAGAAGAAATTTCAGGACAAGACCAAGAACAGATGGGTGGAGCGGGACCACTTTGTGGCCCACCCGGGCAAGTACACACTCATCGAAGTACAAGGagaagatgaggcccaggaggccGTGGTGAAG GTGGATGGAGGCTCAGTGAGGAACATAGTTCAGCGGGTACGGCCCTGCTCCCTGGACGCACCCACACAGAAGCTCATCACCAACATCTTCAGCAAGGACATGTTCAAGAATGCCATGACCCTCATGAACCTGG ATGTAAAGAAGATGCCCCTAGGGAAGTTGAGCAAGCAGCAGATTGCACGGGGCTTCGAGGCTTTGGAGGCTCTGGAGCTGGCCCTGAAAGCCCCCACGGATGGTGGCCCCAACCTGGAGGAGCTGTCCTCCCACTTCTACACTGTCATTCCCCACAACTTCAGCCGCAACCGGCCCCCGCCCATCAACTCCCCTGAGCTTCTGCAGGCCAAAAAGGACATGCTGCTG GTGCTGGCAGACATCGAGCTGGCCCAGACCCTGCAGGCATCCCCTGAAGAGGAAAAGGTGGAGGAGGTGCCACACCCCCTGGACCGAGACTACCAGCTCCTTAAgtgccagctccagctgctggACCCAGAGGAACCCGAGTACAAG GTGATACATACCTATTTAGAAAAGACTGGTGGCACCTACCGGTGCCCTGCTCTTCAACACATTTGGAAAGTGAACCGAGAAGGGGAG GGAGATAGGTTCCAGGCCCACTCCAAGCTGAGTAATCGAAAGCTACTGTGGCATGGCACCAACGTGGCGGTGGTGGCCGCCATCCTTGCCAGTGGGCTCCGCATCATGCCACATTCTGGCGGCCGCGTTGGCAAGGGCATCTACTTTGCCTCAGAGAACAGCAAGTCGGCTGGCTATG TTACTGGCATATCCTGCGGAGCCCACCAAATTGGCTACATGTTCCTGGGTGAGGTGGCACTGGGCAGAGAGCACCACATCACCATCGACGACCCCAGCTTGAAGCAGCCACCCCCTGGCTTCGACAGCGTCATTGCCCGAGGCTCCACAGAGCCTG atccatcccaggacaccgAGCTAGAGCTGGACGGCCAGCGAGTGGTGGTGCCCCAGGGCCAGCCTGTGCCCTGTGCAGAGTTCAGCAGCTCCAGATTCTTCCAGAGCGAGTATCTCATCTACCAGGAGAGCCAGTGTCACCTGCGCTACCTGCTGGAGGTTCACCTCTGA
- the PCBP4 gene encoding poly(rC)-binding protein 4 isoform X3 — translation MIAFKLDEDLCAAPANGGNVSRPPVTLRLVIPASQCGSLIGKAGTKIKEIRETTGAQVQVAGDLLPNSTERAVTVSGVPDAIILCVRQICAVILESPPKGATIPYHPSLSLGTVLLSANQGFSVQGQYGAVTPAEVTKLQQLSGHAVPFASPSMVPGLDPGAQTSSQEFLVPNDLIGCVIGRQGSKISEIRQMSGAHIKIGNQAEGAGERHVTITGSPVSIALAQYLITACLETAKSTSGGTPGSAPTDLPAPFSPPLTALPTAPPGLLGTPYAISLSNFIGLKPVPFLALPPASPGPPPGLAAYTAKMAAANGSKKAERQKFSPY, via the exons ATGATCGCCTTCAAGCTGGATGAG GACCTTTGTGCCGCTCCTGCAAATGGTGGAAATGTCTCCAGGCCTCCGGTGACCCTGCGCCTTGTCATCCCTGCAAGCCAGTGCGGCTCACTGATTGGGAAGGCTGGCACCAAGATCAAGGAGATTCGAGAG ACCACAGGTGCCCAGGTACAGGTGGCAGGAGACCTGCTCCCCAACTCTACAGAGCGTGCTGTCACTGTGTCTGGGGTGCCTGATGCCATCATCCTGTGTGTGCGCCAGATTTGTGCTGTTATTCTGGAG TCCCCACCCAAAGGAGCTACTATCCCATATCATCCGAGCCTCTCCTTAGGTACCGTCCTTCTCTCTGCCAACCAG GGCTTTTCCGTCCAGGGTCAGTATGGGGCTGTGACCCCAGCTGAG GTCACTAAACTCCAGCAGCTTTCTGGCCACGCAGTCCCCTTTGCCTCACCCAGCATGGTGCCAG gaCTGGATCCTGGCGCACAGACCAGCTCACAGGAGTTCTTGGTTCCCAACGAC CTGATTGGCTGTGTGATCGGGCGCCAGGGCAGCAAGATCAGTGAGATCCGCCAGATGTCAGGGGCACATATCAAGATCGGGAACCAAGCGGAGGGTGCGGGCGAGAGGCACGTGACCATCACTGGTTCCCCTGTCTCCATCGCCCTGGCCCAGTACCTCATCACTGCCTG TCTAGAAACGGCCAAGTCTACCTCTGGGGGGACGCCCGGCTCGGCCCCCACAGACCTGCCTGCCCCCTTCTCGCCGCCCCTGACGGCCCTGCCCACAGCTCCCCCAggcctgctgggcacaccctatgCCATCTCCCTCTCCAACTTCATCGGCCTCAAGCCTGTGCCCTTCTTGGCTCTAccacctgcctccccagggcCGCCGCCGGGCTTGGCGGCCTACACTGCCAAGATGGCAGCAGCCAATGGGAGCAAGAAAGCTGAGCGGCAGAAATTCTCCCCCTACTGA
- the GPR62 gene encoding G-protein coupled receptor 62, with the protein MANSTGLTTSEVVGSVGLVLAAVVEAAALLGNGALLVVVLRTPGLRDALYLVHLCVVDLLAAASIMPLGLVAAPPPGLGRLRLGPAPCRASRFLSAALLPACTLGVAALGLARYRLIVHPLRPGARPPPGLVLAAVWAAAGLLGALSLLGPPPAPPPAPARCSVLAGGLGPFRPLWALLAFALPALLLLGAYSGIFLVARRAALRPPRPARGSPRPRSDSLDSRLSILPPLRPRLPGGKAALAPALAVGQFAACWLPYCCACLVPAAQAAVAEAPVTWVAYSAFAAHPFLYGLLQRPVRRALGRLARRALPQSPRACTPRAWHLPALLQHLQGPSESPALPSSEAPEQAPDLPGGENLSMSRAT; encoded by the coding sequence ATGGCCAACTCCACAGGGCTGACCACCTCGGAAGTCGTGGGCTCGGTGGGCTTGGTCCTGGCGGCCGTGGTGGAGGCAGCGGCCCTGCTGGGCAACGGCGcgctgctggtggtggtgctgcGCACGCCGGGACTGCGGGACGCGCTGTACCTGGTGCACCTGTGCGTCGTGGACCTGCTGGCGGCCGCCTCCATCATGCCGCTCGGCCTGGTGGCCGCGCCCCCGCCGGGCCTGGGCCGCCTGCGCCTGGGCCCCGCACCGTGCCGCGCCTCGCGCTTCCTGTCGGCGGCGCTGCTGCCCGCCTGCACGCTCGGGGTGGCCGCGCTCGGCCTGGCGCGCTACCGCCTCATCGTGCACCCGCTGCGGCCGGGCGCGCGGCCTCCGCCCGGCCTGGTGCTCGCGGCCGTCTGGGCCGCCGCGGGGCTGCTGGGCGCGCTCTCTCTGCTCgggccgccgcccgcgccgccccccgccccggcgcgcTGCTCGGTCCTGGCCGGCGGCCTCGGGCCCTTCCGGCCGCTCTGGGCGCTGCTGGCCTTCGCGCTGCCCGCCCTCCTGCTGCTCGGCGCCTACAGCGGCATCTTCCTCGTGGCGCGCCGCGCAGCCCTGCGGCCCCCCAGGCCCGCGCGGGGCTCCCCGCGGCCGCGCTCCGACTCTCTGGATAGCCGCCTCTCCATCCTGCCGCCCCTCCGGCCTCGCCTGCCTGGGGGCAAAGCAGCCCTGGCCCCAGCGCTGGCCGTGGGCCAGTTTGCAGCTTGCTGGCTACCTTACTGCTGTGCGTGCCTGGTGCCCGCTGCGCAGGCTGCAGTGGCCGAGGCGCCGGTCACCTGGGTGGCCTACTCGGCCTTCGCGGCGCACCCCTTCCTGTATGGCCTGCTGCAGCGCCCCGTGCGCCGGGCACTGGGCCGCCTGGCCCGCCGGGCACTGCCCCAGTCCCCGAGGGCCTGCACTCCGCGGGCCTGGCATCTGCCAGCACTTCTGCAGCACCTCCAGGGGCCTTCAGAGAGCCCTGCTCTACCGTCTTCTGAGGCACCAGAACAAGCCCCAGATTTGCCAGGAGGGGAGAACCTGAGTATGTCACGGGCCACCTGA
- the PCBP4 gene encoding poly(rC)-binding protein 4 isoform X1, which translates to MSGSDAGLEEEPELSITLTLRMLMHGKEVGSIIGKKGETVKRIREQSSARITISEGSCPERITTITGSTAAVFHAVSMIAFKLDEDLCAAPANGGNVSRPPVTLRLVIPASQCGSLIGKAGTKIKEIRETTGAQVQVAGDLLPNSTERAVTVSGVPDAIILCVRQICAVILESPPKGATIPYHPSLSLGTVLLSANQGFSVQGQYGAVTPAEVTKLQQLSGHAVPFASPSMVPGLDPGAQTSSQEFLVPNDLIGCVIGRQGSKISEIRQMSGAHIKIGNQAEGAGERHVTITGSPVSIALAQYLITACLETAKSTSGGTPGSAPTDLPAPFSPPLTALPTAPPGLLGTPYAISLSNFIGLKPVPFLALPPASPGPPPGLAAYTAKMAAANGSKKAERQKFSPY; encoded by the exons ATGAGCGGCTCAGATGCGGGGCTGGAGGAGGAGCCAGAGCTCAGCATCACCCTCACACTGCGGATGCTGATGCATGGGAAG GAGGTTGGCAGCATAATTGGGAAG aAAGGAGAGACTGTAAAGCGAATCCGGGAGCAG AGCAGTGCCCGGATCACCATCTCTGAGGGCTCCTGCCCCGAGCGCATCACCACCATCACTGGATCTACCGCCGCTGTCTTCCATGCGGTCTCCATGATCGCCTTCAAGCTGGATGAG GACCTTTGTGCCGCTCCTGCAAATGGTGGAAATGTCTCCAGGCCTCCGGTGACCCTGCGCCTTGTCATCCCTGCAAGCCAGTGCGGCTCACTGATTGGGAAGGCTGGCACCAAGATCAAGGAGATTCGAGAG ACCACAGGTGCCCAGGTACAGGTGGCAGGAGACCTGCTCCCCAACTCTACAGAGCGTGCTGTCACTGTGTCTGGGGTGCCTGATGCCATCATCCTGTGTGTGCGCCAGATTTGTGCTGTTATTCTGGAG TCCCCACCCAAAGGAGCTACTATCCCATATCATCCGAGCCTCTCCTTAGGTACCGTCCTTCTCTCTGCCAACCAG GGCTTTTCCGTCCAGGGTCAGTATGGGGCTGTGACCCCAGCTGAG GTCACTAAACTCCAGCAGCTTTCTGGCCACGCAGTCCCCTTTGCCTCACCCAGCATGGTGCCAG gaCTGGATCCTGGCGCACAGACCAGCTCACAGGAGTTCTTGGTTCCCAACGAC CTGATTGGCTGTGTGATCGGGCGCCAGGGCAGCAAGATCAGTGAGATCCGCCAGATGTCAGGGGCACATATCAAGATCGGGAACCAAGCGGAGGGTGCGGGCGAGAGGCACGTGACCATCACTGGTTCCCCTGTCTCCATCGCCCTGGCCCAGTACCTCATCACTGCCTG TCTAGAAACGGCCAAGTCTACCTCTGGGGGGACGCCCGGCTCGGCCCCCACAGACCTGCCTGCCCCCTTCTCGCCGCCCCTGACGGCCCTGCCCACAGCTCCCCCAggcctgctgggcacaccctatgCCATCTCCCTCTCCAACTTCATCGGCCTCAAGCCTGTGCCCTTCTTGGCTCTAccacctgcctccccagggcCGCCGCCGGGCTTGGCGGCCTACACTGCCAAGATGGCAGCAGCCAATGGGAGCAAGAAAGCTGAGCGGCAGAAATTCTCCCCCTACTGA